From one Halosimplex rubrum genomic stretch:
- a CDS encoding SHOCT domain-containing protein has translation MFEALRSARTVTRRFVALLPVLIAVATLPTVLLVLFNAGVVTAIEVAVAGWLLATPVTALLVWVVLGLSPVDLPGTLGERRVDLPSMLDGSGSGGDRSGGDDPVETLRERFARGEIDQTEFERRLDALLASEAGDDRPLDGPSGTSPGRAVEREAARGGSPADDRPSAPGRDREPEST, from the coding sequence ATGTTCGAAGCCCTCCGTTCGGCACGGACCGTGACTCGCCGGTTCGTCGCGCTCCTGCCGGTGTTGATCGCCGTCGCGACGCTGCCGACCGTCCTGCTGGTCCTGTTCAACGCCGGCGTCGTGACCGCGATCGAGGTCGCGGTGGCGGGCTGGCTGCTGGCGACGCCGGTGACGGCGCTGCTCGTGTGGGTCGTCCTCGGCCTCTCGCCCGTGGACCTGCCGGGGACGCTCGGCGAGCGTCGCGTCGACCTCCCGTCGATGCTCGACGGCTCGGGGTCGGGCGGCGACCGCTCGGGCGGCGACGACCCGGTCGAGACGCTCCGCGAGCGGTTCGCCCGCGGCGAGATCGACCAGACCGAGTTCGAGCGCCGCCTCGACGCGCTGCTGGCGAGCGAGGCGGGTGACGACCGGCCGCTCGACGGTCCGAGCGGAACGTCACCCGGCCGGGCGGTCGAACGCGAGGCGGCGCGCGGCGGGTCGCCGGCGGACGACCGACCGTCCGCGCCCGGCCGCGACCGCGAACCCGAGTCGACCTGA
- a CDS encoding 60S ribosomal export protein NMD3, whose product MSRSGEFCPRCGDEIEANLDARPATPGAAGPRDGDSVLCDDCYFDEFDLVDAPDRIDVRVCSQCGAVHRGNRWVDVGAQDYTDIAVEEVSEALGVHLDATDVSWEVAPEQVDENNIRMHCQFSGVVRGTLVSEEVVVPVKIARQTCERCGRIAGGSYAAIVQVRADERTPTAEEMERAQETAESFVETREATGDRNAFVTEVSEVDEGLNMKISTNQLGQGIAKRIVEQQGGSFEDYETLVTEDGDGNEVYRVTFAVRLPRYRAGEVIDPGDGDGPVLVRSVRGNLKGTRLATGEDYEASFEEGDAPDARRLGTREDAAETTVVAVEDENAVQVLDPETYAAETIPRPDYFDTDADEVPVIKHREGLHVLPDEAVDAGGD is encoded by the coding sequence ATGAGTCGTTCCGGCGAGTTCTGTCCCCGTTGTGGGGACGAGATCGAGGCGAACCTCGACGCGCGGCCGGCGACGCCGGGCGCGGCGGGGCCGCGCGACGGCGACAGCGTGCTCTGTGACGACTGTTACTTCGACGAGTTCGACCTCGTGGACGCGCCCGACCGCATCGACGTGCGGGTCTGCTCGCAGTGCGGCGCCGTCCACCGGGGGAACCGCTGGGTCGACGTGGGCGCCCAGGACTACACCGACATCGCCGTCGAGGAGGTCTCGGAGGCGCTCGGCGTCCATCTGGACGCCACGGACGTGAGCTGGGAGGTCGCCCCCGAACAGGTCGACGAGAACAACATCAGGATGCACTGCCAGTTCTCCGGCGTGGTGCGTGGGACGCTCGTCTCCGAGGAGGTGGTCGTCCCGGTGAAGATCGCCCGACAGACGTGCGAGCGCTGCGGTCGGATCGCCGGCGGCTCCTACGCCGCGATCGTGCAGGTCCGCGCCGACGAACGCACCCCGACCGCCGAGGAGATGGAGCGGGCACAGGAGACCGCGGAGTCGTTCGTCGAGACGCGCGAGGCCACGGGCGACCGCAACGCCTTCGTGACGGAGGTCTCGGAGGTCGACGAGGGGCTGAACATGAAGATCTCGACGAACCAGCTCGGCCAGGGGATCGCCAAGCGGATCGTCGAGCAGCAGGGGGGTTCCTTCGAGGACTACGAGACGCTGGTCACCGAGGACGGCGACGGCAACGAGGTCTATCGGGTGACCTTCGCCGTCCGCCTGCCGCGCTACCGGGCCGGGGAGGTCATCGACCCCGGCGACGGCGACGGCCCCGTCCTCGTCCGCAGCGTCCGGGGCAACCTCAAGGGCACCCGACTCGCCACCGGCGAGGACTACGAGGCGAGCTTCGAGGAGGGCGACGCGCCCGACGCGCGCCGCCTGGGCACCCGCGAGGACGCCGCGGAGACGACCGTCGTCGCCGTCGAGGACGAGAACGCCGTGCAGGTGCTCGACCCCGAGACCTACGCCGCGGAGACGATCCCCCGGCCCGACTACTTCGACACCGACGCCGACGAGGTGCCCGTGATCAAGCACCGCGAGGGCCTGCACGTCCTCCCCGACGAGGCCGTCGACGCCGGCGGGGACTGA
- a CDS encoding CDP-2,3-bis-(O-geranylgeranyl)-sn-glycerol synthase: protein MDLVTVVATALWAMLPAYVPNNAAVLAGGGRPIDGGRSWGGRRVLGDGKTWRGTAAGTAAGVALALVLNAASGPIADLLGVPAVEFPLAAAVGLALGAMVGDIGASFVKRRSGRERGAPFPGLDQLDFVVGALALAAVLDFEWVTATFTVPVLATVLVVTPLLHVVTNGIAYLIGAKDEPW from the coding sequence ATGGACCTGGTCACGGTGGTCGCGACGGCGCTGTGGGCGATGTTGCCCGCGTACGTGCCGAACAACGCGGCGGTGCTGGCCGGCGGCGGCCGCCCCATCGACGGCGGCCGCTCCTGGGGCGGTCGGCGCGTCCTCGGCGACGGGAAGACCTGGCGCGGGACCGCCGCCGGCACCGCCGCAGGCGTCGCGCTCGCGCTCGTCCTGAACGCCGCGTCGGGACCGATCGCGGACCTGCTGGGCGTCCCCGCGGTGGAGTTCCCGCTCGCCGCCGCCGTCGGGCTGGCGCTGGGCGCGATGGTCGGCGACATCGGCGCCTCGTTCGTCAAGCGGCGCAGCGGCCGCGAGCGCGGCGCCCCCTTCCCCGGGCTCGACCAGCTGGACTTCGTCGTCGGCGCGCTCGCGCTGGCGGCCGTCCTCGACTTCGAGTGGGTGACCGCGACGTTCACGGTCCCGGTGCTCGCGACGGTTCTGGTCGTGACGCCGCTGTTGCACGTCGTCACCAACGGGATCGCCTACCTCATCGGCGCGAAGGACGAGCCCTGGTGA
- a CDS encoding proline dehydrogenase family protein — protein MLPPIASRFVAGETAPVALEHARETNERGVGVILNLLGEHYHEREPADADATAYCELIDDLARTGLRARISVKPSQLGLDVGEEVFRENLARVVERAAEHGEFVWIDMEDHTTTDATLGAFEHHARETGGQVGVCVQANLRRTREDLERLADLPGKVRLVKGAYDPPAEVAYRERSRVNEAYRDCLEYMFEAFDDGVAVGSHDPAMVALAERLHDDHGTPYEVQMLMGVREDAQRELAADREVWQYAPYGSKWLSYFYRRALERKENLAFALRAVVSG, from the coding sequence ATGCTCCCGCCGATAGCGAGTCGCTTCGTCGCCGGTGAGACGGCCCCGGTCGCGCTGGAACACGCCCGCGAGACCAACGAGCGGGGGGTCGGCGTCATCCTGAACCTCCTGGGCGAGCACTACCACGAGCGCGAACCCGCCGACGCGGACGCTACGGCCTACTGCGAGCTGATCGACGACCTGGCGCGGACGGGCCTGCGGGCCCGTATCTCCGTGAAACCCTCGCAGTTGGGCCTCGATGTGGGCGAAGAGGTCTTCCGCGAGAACCTCGCCCGGGTGGTCGAGCGGGCGGCCGAACACGGGGAGTTCGTCTGGATTGACATGGAGGACCACACGACCACCGACGCGACGCTCGGCGCCTTCGAGCACCACGCGCGGGAGACGGGCGGACAGGTCGGCGTCTGCGTCCAGGCGAACCTCAGGCGCACGCGCGAGGACCTCGAACGGCTGGCCGACCTGCCGGGGAAGGTCCGGCTGGTGAAAGGCGCCTACGACCCGCCGGCGGAGGTCGCCTACCGGGAGCGATCGCGGGTGAACGAGGCCTACCGGGACTGCCTCGAGTACATGTTCGAGGCGTTCGACGACGGGGTGGCGGTCGGGAGTCACGACCCGGCGATGGTCGCGCTGGCCGAACGGTTGCACGACGACCACGGGACCCCCTACGAGGTGCAGATGCTGATGGGCGTCCGCGAGGACGCCCAGCGGGAACTGGCCGCCGACCGCGAGGTGTGGCAGTACGCCCCCTACGGGTCGAAGTGGCTGTCGTACTTCTACCGGCGGGCGCTCGAACGGAAGGAGAACCTCGCCTTCGCGCTGCGGGCGGTCGTGAGCGGGTGA
- a CDS encoding DUF502 domain-containing protein: MSSASWKRDFASGLVILVPLLVTAYIIVWIYTALAGLPLPVQNYNVTVGNGDVPVGSPLRVFLTLLIFVLVVFSLGYLMRTTFGDVIEDGIDRVMNQLPGLRVVYNASKMAVETVVSGADELQEPVKIETWQGMRMTAFKTGQTTEDGRDVLFLPTAPNITTGFVVEVDPDSYEETDERVEEALTRVLSAGFGEAEQTSIPVDVTADSDDDEA, from the coding sequence ATGAGTTCGGCATCCTGGAAGCGCGACTTCGCCAGCGGCCTGGTGATCCTCGTGCCGTTGCTGGTGACGGCATACATCATCGTCTGGATCTACACGGCGCTGGCGGGCCTTCCGTTGCCGGTTCAGAACTACAACGTCACCGTCGGCAACGGCGACGTGCCCGTCGGCAGTCCGCTTCGGGTGTTCCTGACGCTCCTGATCTTCGTCCTCGTCGTCTTCTCGCTGGGCTATCTGATGCGGACCACGTTCGGCGACGTCATCGAGGACGGCATCGACCGCGTCATGAACCAGCTCCCCGGGCTCCGCGTCGTCTACAACGCCTCGAAGATGGCCGTCGAGACGGTCGTCTCCGGCGCCGACGAACTGCAGGAGCCGGTCAAGATCGAGACCTGGCAGGGGATGCGGATGACGGCGTTCAAGACCGGACAGACGACCGAGGACGGCCGCGACGTGCTCTTTCTCCCGACCGCGCCGAACATCACGACCGGCTTCGTCGTCGAAGTCGACCCCGACTCCTACGAGGAGACCGACGAACGCGTCGAGGAGGCGCTGACGCGCGTTCTCAGTGCCGGGTTCGGCGAGGCCGAACAGACTTCGATCCCCGTCGACGTCACCGCGGACAGCGACGACGACGAGGCGTAG
- a CDS encoding CBS domain-containing protein has product MDLPTPADLRERRNELGLTQSDLADRADVSQPLIARIEGGDVDPRLSTLRRIVNALQEAEGAILRAEDLMNSPIVSAQPDDSVHETEELMDQGGFSQVPVIRDGTPLGLIGHSDIRQRSGESEADNLGDYPVDDLKRESIATVEPGATIDEINDYLNHNDAVLVVEGGETVGIITEADIAAHIS; this is encoded by the coding sequence ATGGATTTACCGACGCCGGCGGACTTGCGAGAGCGGCGGAACGAGCTGGGGTTGACCCAGAGCGACCTGGCCGACCGGGCGGACGTATCGCAGCCGTTGATCGCGCGGATCGAGGGCGGCGACGTGGACCCGCGGCTGTCGACGCTCCGGCGGATCGTCAACGCGCTGCAGGAGGCCGAGGGGGCTATCCTGCGCGCGGAGGACCTGATGAACTCGCCGATCGTGAGCGCCCAGCCGGACGACTCCGTCCACGAGACGGAGGAGCTGATGGACCAGGGCGGCTTCTCGCAGGTGCCCGTCATCCGAGACGGGACGCCGCTCGGACTGATCGGCCACTCCGACATCCGCCAGCGGTCCGGGGAGTCCGAGGCCGACAACCTCGGCGACTACCCGGTCGACGACCTCAAACGCGAGTCCATCGCGACGGTCGAACCCGGGGCGACCATCGACGAGATCAACGACTACCTCAACCACAACGACGCCGTCCTCGTCGTCGAAGGCGGCGAGACCGTCGGGATCATCACCGAAGCCGACATCGCCGCACACATCAGCTGA